Proteins from a single region of Chitinibacter bivalviorum:
- a CDS encoding deoxyguanosinetriphosphate triphosphohydrolase, with protein sequence MTMQWPQLLSAQRLGVDDAEPIDIEAGRSNYHKDHDRIVFCSPFRRMGRKTQVHPMTENDHVHTRLTHSIEVACVGRSLGVLIGERLQGELPAHITPYDLGGIVQAACLAHDIGNPPFGHAGEYAIRDWFRRPDHAYLMQNLNPAERRDLTTYEGNAQGFRIITQLENHRFEGGLRLTYATLGTTLKYPWTSEHAGGKGKFSCYETEHDILAHVAKTLGLPQIAEGKWARHPLSYLMEASDDICYAILDLEDGIEIGMLPYETVEPLLMKICGGERSLLEMEVAAAPSTRRKISLLRGKAIDRCVREVANTFMANYQRLMEGTYQGDLLNDCPYTMRQGINEAKQLARDRIFNERRKIEIEVGSFTCLDILLDAFCKASYELKVSQHMPFRMKRVLDLMEYNVPRKEWPLYESYRRVLDFVGGMTDNYATYLAQQVGGMGR encoded by the coding sequence ATGACCATGCAATGGCCGCAATTACTGAGTGCCCAGCGTCTCGGCGTCGATGATGCCGAGCCCATCGACATCGAAGCGGGGCGCAGCAATTACCATAAAGACCATGATCGCATCGTATTTTGCTCGCCATTTCGTCGCATGGGCCGCAAAACGCAAGTCCACCCGATGACCGAAAATGACCACGTGCATACCCGGCTCACGCACAGCATTGAAGTGGCCTGCGTCGGTCGCAGCTTAGGCGTACTGATTGGTGAGCGCTTGCAAGGCGAGCTCCCTGCACACATTACACCCTATGATTTGGGTGGCATTGTACAAGCCGCTTGCCTGGCTCACGACATTGGCAACCCACCATTTGGGCATGCTGGTGAATATGCTATTCGCGACTGGTTTCGGCGCCCCGATCATGCCTATTTAATGCAAAATCTAAACCCAGCAGAACGGCGCGATCTGACGACCTACGAGGGAAACGCCCAAGGTTTTCGCATCATCACCCAACTGGAAAACCATCGTTTTGAAGGCGGCCTGCGCCTGACGTATGCCACCTTGGGCACCACACTCAAATACCCGTGGACCAGCGAACACGCAGGCGGCAAAGGTAAATTCAGTTGCTACGAAACTGAGCACGACATTTTGGCCCACGTCGCCAAAACGCTAGGCTTACCCCAAATAGCCGAAGGTAAATGGGCCCGTCATCCCCTGTCCTACCTGATGGAAGCGTCTGATGATATTTGCTACGCGATTCTCGATCTGGAAGACGGCATTGAAATCGGAATGCTGCCCTACGAAACCGTTGAGCCGCTCTTAATGAAAATCTGCGGTGGCGAGCGTAGCTTGCTCGAAATGGAAGTTGCCGCAGCCCCTTCGACTCGGCGCAAAATATCCCTGCTGCGTGGCAAAGCAATTGATCGTTGTGTGCGCGAAGTCGCCAATACCTTTATGGCCAATTACCAACGTTTGATGGAAGGCACTTATCAGGGCGATCTGCTCAACGATTGCCCCTACACCATGCGACAAGGCATTAACGAAGCCAAGCAATTAGCCCGCGATCGCATTTTTAATGAGCGGCGTAAAATTGAAATCGAGGTTGGCTCGTTTACCTGTCTGGATATTTTGCTCGACGCATTTTGCAAAGCTTCGTACGAGCTCAAAGTCAGTCAGCACATGCCATTTCGCATGAAACGGGTCCTCGATCTCATGGAATACAATGTGCCGCGGAAAGAGTGGCCGCTGTACGAAAGCTATCGCCGAGTACTCGATTTTGTCGGCGGCATGACCGATAACTACGCGACTTATTTGGCACAACAAGTCGGAGGCATGGGTAGATAG
- a CDS encoding putative bifunctional diguanylate cyclase/phosphodiesterase yields the protein MTQPRQNNRTEQTITPRHLLDECITQGIELSAPDKQTAVIYLELRHLHPGHYRDQLLELMVERVSSLLRPTDRLFQLDSHSILLLLNQLSGLSHAILAANRAQNTLCEVDENELRLHPLIGIALAPEHGKNGENLIDAAKIAAHQFAQDHIGIYDPNRDWLGQQLARLESPLREALHQNRFHLVFQPQISKQGLRVVGLEVLLRWEDELLGAISPYEIISVAEHLGLMDKLTHWVIQTGLRNFAQLRQSGYVGNMSINLAPNNLRDPHLAGFISNALAVWSVPAEKVIFEITESAVIEEFELALKQLHQIKEMGCKLALDDFGTGYSSLAYLKRLPIDELKIDRSFVMNLAESVEDRAIVQSVIELAHRLKLWVTAEGVEDEAVKDVLHNYHCDVIQGFLYSKPLTLNDTLNFIQQRAIL from the coding sequence ATGACCCAGCCGCGCCAAAACAATCGCACCGAACAAACTATCACGCCGCGGCACTTACTCGACGAATGCATTACCCAAGGGATTGAGTTATCCGCCCCTGATAAGCAAACAGCCGTCATTTACCTCGAGCTTAGGCATCTCCATCCTGGCCACTATCGTGATCAATTGCTTGAACTGATGGTCGAGCGGGTGAGTAGTTTATTGCGCCCTACCGACCGCTTATTCCAGCTCGACTCTCATTCCATCTTGCTACTGCTCAATCAGCTCAGCGGGCTGAGTCATGCCATCTTGGCCGCCAATCGCGCCCAAAACACATTATGCGAAGTGGACGAGAATGAACTGCGACTTCACCCCCTGATTGGAATCGCGCTCGCGCCCGAACATGGCAAAAACGGTGAGAATCTGATCGATGCCGCCAAAATTGCGGCGCATCAATTTGCTCAAGACCACATCGGTATCTATGACCCAAATCGGGATTGGCTTGGACAACAGCTTGCTCGGCTTGAATCGCCATTACGCGAAGCACTGCACCAAAATCGTTTCCATCTGGTATTTCAGCCCCAAATATCCAAACAAGGCCTCCGCGTCGTCGGCTTAGAAGTCCTGCTGCGCTGGGAAGACGAGCTGCTCGGTGCCATTTCCCCGTATGAAATCATCAGTGTGGCTGAACATCTGGGCTTGATGGATAAACTAACACACTGGGTCATTCAAACGGGATTACGCAATTTCGCCCAGCTCAGGCAAAGCGGCTATGTGGGCAATATGAGTATTAACCTTGCGCCAAATAATTTGCGTGACCCACATCTGGCTGGGTTTATCTCCAATGCGTTAGCCGTCTGGAGCGTTCCGGCTGAAAAAGTAATTTTTGAAATCACCGAGTCGGCCGTTATTGAAGAATTTGAATTGGCACTAAAACAGCTACATCAAATCAAAGAAATGGGCTGCAAACTGGCTCTCGATGATTTTGGTACCGGTTATTCTTCACTCGCCTACCTCAAGCGTTTACCGATTGACGAGTTAAAAATCGACCGCAGTTTTGTGATGAATTTGGCCGAGAGCGTCGAAGATCGCGCCATTGTCCAAAGCGTCATCGAGTTGGCTCATCGTTTGAAATTGTGGGTTACTGCTGAGGGCGTTGAAGATGAAGCCGTCAAAGATGTTCTGCATAACTATCATTGCGACGTCATTCAGGGCTTTTTATATAGCAAGCCGCTCACATTGAACGACACTTTAAATTTCATCCAGCAGCGAGCAATTCTATGA
- a CDS encoding HD-GYP domain-containing protein, whose translation METRVHVLDLQLGLYVTELDRPWLDTPFLLQGFLIESQAQIEQLREYCENVKVDLSRSTGGLARWSSLVSSTLSHGAESFSAPTITALVQPQMDEKDRRERINVLRELRQLFSRFRSKNKSDAKGTVPFVGSIVLYEQEDQVEVELPKAQAIHLASREFMQSMMKSVRQELQPKIEEATSIVNDMVNSIIRNPNALLLLTQLKDRDQYSYSHSIDTAVYLLAFGRHLGYPVEELQKLGLAGLMLDIGKVKLPEELLSRTGRFTQGEFMLMKTHVKHSLDILGQMDSVPTDVFDMVARHHERYDGSGYPNGLKAEEIGIFGSMAGIVDCFTALTSERSYSDAKPPHEALQLLYKWSERYFHPALVEQFAQCIGIFHVGTLVELSTGEVGIVIGQNRVRRLKPKLMIILGSDKKPYAQPHTLDLITNPSAPNGLPISLRRELSRGAYNIDPREYFLE comes from the coding sequence TTGGAAACTCGCGTTCACGTACTTGATTTGCAATTAGGCCTCTATGTCACCGAGTTAGATCGGCCATGGCTAGACACGCCGTTTTTATTGCAAGGTTTTTTAATCGAGAGCCAAGCTCAAATTGAGCAATTGCGAGAATATTGCGAGAACGTCAAGGTTGATTTAAGTCGCTCTACCGGTGGTTTGGCGCGATGGAGCTCATTGGTTTCCAGCACATTGAGCCATGGCGCTGAATCATTTTCAGCGCCGACCATCACAGCGCTGGTTCAGCCACAAATGGACGAAAAAGATCGTCGCGAACGCATCAATGTTTTACGTGAATTACGGCAGTTATTTTCCCGTTTTCGCAGCAAAAACAAATCTGACGCCAAAGGCACTGTACCGTTTGTTGGATCGATTGTACTGTACGAGCAGGAAGATCAGGTTGAAGTAGAGCTACCCAAAGCGCAAGCGATTCACCTCGCATCACGCGAATTCATGCAAAGCATGATGAAATCAGTGCGCCAAGAATTGCAGCCCAAGATTGAGGAAGCCACCAGTATTGTCAACGATATGGTGAACTCCATCATTCGTAATCCCAATGCGCTGCTGCTGCTCACGCAATTGAAAGATCGAGATCAATACAGCTACTCACACTCGATTGATACCGCCGTTTACCTGCTCGCATTTGGCCGCCATCTCGGCTACCCGGTCGAAGAATTACAAAAACTCGGGCTGGCTGGTTTGATGCTCGACATCGGTAAAGTCAAACTCCCCGAGGAACTGCTTAGCCGTACGGGCCGTTTTACCCAGGGGGAATTCATGCTGATGAAAACCCATGTCAAACACAGCTTGGACATTCTGGGTCAAATGGATAGCGTGCCAACCGATGTGTTTGATATGGTTGCACGTCACCATGAACGTTACGACGGCAGCGGCTATCCCAACGGATTGAAAGCAGAGGAAATCGGCATCTTTGGCAGCATGGCCGGGATTGTGGACTGTTTTACCGCGCTCACCAGTGAGCGCAGCTATTCCGACGCCAAACCGCCGCATGAAGCGTTGCAATTACTCTACAAGTGGAGCGAGCGCTATTTCCACCCAGCCTTGGTGGAGCAATTTGCGCAATGTATTGGGATTTTCCACGTTGGCACTTTGGTCGAATTATCAACCGGCGAAGTCGGCATCGTCATTGGTCAAAACCGCGTCCGGCGGCTTAAACCCAAATTAATGATTATCTTGGGCAGTGATAAAAAACCCTATGCGCAACCCCATACGCTGGATTTGATTACCAATCCAAGTGCCCCCAATGGCCTGCCAATTTCCCTCAGACGCGAGCTCTCTCGCGGCGCCTACAATATTGATCCTCGAGAGTATTTCTTGGAGTAA
- a CDS encoding ABC transporter ATP-binding protein: MALLEIRDVVKRFGDFTAVNHVSLAVEAGEFFTLLGPSGCGKTTLLRMLAGFEQPDSGEIVLDGVNVAGVPPEKRPVHTVFQNYALFPHMTVAQNIAFPLKMANVSPEDIKTRVAEVLDDVRLTQFATRFPNELSGGQRQRVAIARALVNRPRLLLLDEPLSALDAKLREEMQIELINLQKEVGITFVYVTHDQGEALALSHRIAVMNKGEVAQLDAPETIYSYPKSRFVADFIGQCNLLDATIKSIGNDRMQVEIAGVGIAETLPVAGAQVGQSGCLTLRPEKIKLGASLPSDDADEVHFKGKVHDCLYLGDVTIYIVELDNGMLVETMLPNSAPGRAKFFDDNDLVELAWRFDAGHFILA; this comes from the coding sequence ATGGCGCTGCTTGAGATTCGGGATGTTGTAAAACGCTTTGGTGATTTTACGGCGGTTAACCACGTCAGCCTCGCGGTAGAGGCGGGTGAGTTTTTTACTTTGCTGGGCCCTTCTGGCTGCGGCAAAACAACATTATTGCGGATGCTGGCGGGCTTTGAGCAGCCTGATTCAGGTGAGATCGTACTTGATGGCGTTAATGTTGCTGGCGTGCCGCCAGAAAAACGCCCAGTGCATACAGTATTTCAGAATTACGCACTTTTCCCACATATGACTGTGGCGCAAAACATCGCGTTTCCATTGAAAATGGCCAATGTGTCGCCTGAAGACATTAAGACTCGCGTAGCCGAAGTGCTCGATGATGTGCGCTTAACGCAATTTGCCACCCGTTTTCCGAATGAATTATCAGGTGGCCAGCGTCAACGCGTTGCAATTGCACGTGCGCTGGTTAATCGTCCGCGCCTATTATTGCTCGATGAGCCGCTCTCCGCGCTCGATGCCAAGCTGCGTGAAGAAATGCAGATTGAATTGATTAATCTGCAAAAAGAAGTCGGCATCACGTTTGTGTATGTAACCCACGATCAAGGTGAAGCGCTGGCTTTGTCGCATCGGATTGCGGTGATGAATAAAGGCGAAGTGGCGCAACTGGATGCGCCAGAAACCATTTATAGCTATCCAAAAAGCCGTTTCGTGGCTGATTTTATTGGTCAGTGTAATTTGCTCGATGCCACGATTAAGTCGATTGGTAATGATCGTATGCAAGTCGAAATCGCGGGCGTCGGGATTGCCGAAACCTTGCCTGTGGCTGGTGCGCAAGTGGGGCAGAGTGGTTGCCTTACTTTGCGGCCCGAAAAAATCAAATTGGGCGCTAGTTTGCCCAGTGATGATGCCGACGAAGTACATTTCAAAGGCAAGGTCCACGATTGCCTGTATTTGGGCGATGTAACGATTTACATCGTCGAGCTCGATAACGGTATGTTGGTGGAAACCATGTTGCCAAATTCGGCGCCTGGGCGCGCCAAATTCTTTGATGATAATGATCTGGTTGAATTGGCGTGGCGTTTTGACGCTGGCCATTTCATTCTGGCTTGA
- a CDS encoding ABC transporter permease: MAKSNRLSKWLISGPPLLYLIIFFAIPSLIMAFAAFRFPGDYGGLLPLIAPNPETGASELLVNRENWRDYLTFENFGRFFDDSIYLELFIKSFWYAGITTLVCLVMAYPLAWLIARSPKKYRDLMILLVILPFWSNFLIRVYAWMIILGPQGYFTMAINQVLGLIGIGPIQLMFSHFAVIIVLVYVHLPFMVLPLYANLEKHDMALLDAAQDLGASGWQRFWKVTWPLSLPGVWAGAALVFIPALGMFAVPDLIGGTDGIMIGNLIKQQFLDSRDWPFGSVLSIMLTLAVLGLAGLAALIGRGGKRNAL, encoded by the coding sequence ATGGCTAAGTCTAATCGCTTAAGCAAGTGGCTGATTTCGGGACCACCCTTGCTGTATCTGATCATTTTCTTTGCGATTCCATCGCTGATTATGGCATTTGCAGCGTTTCGCTTTCCAGGTGACTACGGTGGTTTGCTGCCTTTAATTGCGCCCAATCCAGAAACTGGCGCGAGCGAGCTGCTGGTCAATCGCGAAAATTGGCGCGATTACCTGACCTTTGAAAATTTCGGGCGTTTTTTTGATGACTCGATTTATCTCGAGTTATTTATTAAATCATTCTGGTATGCCGGAATCACAACGCTGGTGTGTTTGGTGATGGCCTATCCATTGGCCTGGCTGATTGCGCGTAGCCCGAAAAAATACCGTGATTTGATGATCTTGCTGGTGATTTTGCCGTTCTGGAGTAACTTTTTGATCCGTGTTTATGCATGGATGATTATTCTGGGGCCGCAAGGCTATTTCACGATGGCGATTAATCAGGTGCTGGGACTGATTGGTATTGGCCCGATCCAACTGATGTTTAGTCATTTTGCGGTGATCATTGTGTTGGTTTACGTGCATTTGCCATTTATGGTTTTGCCGCTGTATGCCAATTTGGAAAAACACGATATGGCTTTACTGGATGCGGCGCAAGACCTGGGGGCATCGGGCTGGCAGCGTTTCTGGAAGGTGACTTGGCCGCTATCCCTCCCCGGGGTATGGGCTGGTGCTGCCTTGGTCTTTATTCCTGCTTTAGGTATGTTTGCGGTGCCGGATTTAATCGGCGGAACTGATGGCATTATGATTGGTAATTTAATTAAACAGCAGTTCCTCGATAGTCGCGATTGGCCATTTGGCTCGGTATTGTCGATTATGTTGACCTTGGCGGTGCTCGGTTTGGCGGGCTTGGCCGCTTTGATTGGTCGAGGAGGGAAGCGTAATGCACTCTAA
- a CDS encoding ABC transporter permease produces the protein MHSKQSKWLWAAALFVYAFLYLPLIIVVVYSFNDSKLNAEWVGFTFKWYEILFNDAQMLTAARNTLLIGLVTSICATVLGTLAGLAMHKYKLRLLPLLVLTPIAIPEILMGVSLLIFFVMLNMTLGLVSVTLAHIAFCIGFVAIVVRSRLQGMDESLVEAARDLGATPVQAFRLVTMPLIMPGIIAGALMAFTLSIDDFVITFFTAGAGASTLPLQIYSMIRIAVTPEVNAISTLLMILTLCLILLASKLAPSALRAE, from the coding sequence ATGCACTCTAAGCAGTCAAAATGGCTCTGGGCGGCTGCGCTTTTCGTGTATGCCTTTTTGTATTTACCACTGATCATCGTGGTGGTGTATTCATTCAATGATTCAAAGCTGAACGCCGAATGGGTCGGGTTTACCTTTAAATGGTACGAAATCCTGTTTAACGACGCCCAAATGCTGACCGCTGCGCGCAATACCTTGCTGATTGGTTTGGTGACCAGTATTTGTGCGACCGTATTGGGGACATTGGCTGGGCTGGCGATGCATAAATACAAGCTGCGCTTATTGCCGCTCTTGGTGCTGACCCCGATTGCGATTCCTGAAATATTGATGGGCGTATCGCTATTGATCTTCTTTGTGATGCTCAATATGACGCTAGGCTTGGTCTCGGTGACTTTGGCGCACATCGCTTTTTGTATTGGCTTTGTGGCGATCGTTGTGCGCTCCCGCCTGCAGGGGATGGATGAATCCTTGGTGGAAGCGGCGCGGGATCTGGGTGCGACCCCCGTGCAGGCGTTTCGCTTGGTGACGATGCCACTGATTATGCCGGGGATTATCGCGGGGGCATTGATGGCGTTTACCTTGTCGATCGATGACTTTGTCATCACTTTCTTTACCGCGGGTGCTGGCGCTTCCACCTTGCCATTGCAAATCTATTCGATGATTCGTATTGCAGTTACGCCTGAAGTTAATGCCATTTCGACGCTATTGATGATCTTGACCTTATGTTTGATTTTGTTGGCGAGTAAATTGGCGCCGAGTGCGCTACGAGCAGAATAA
- a CDS encoding ABC transporter substrate-binding protein — translation MKKILLALMLAAGTASAEDVLHLYNWNNYIAPETVKNFEKSCKCRVVQDYYGAMEEMLAKLAAGAKGYDVVIPTGFAIPPMVKQNLLQPLDKAKLPNAKNENPAFMNAAFDQGNKYSLPYAFSTTLVGYNDKKIKELGIDPTSWAIIFDPAVLAKIKGKVTVLDDSREVFAAALMYNGFSANSTNPDEWKKAQETIIKAKPFWAAFNGQSYIKELTLGNIWVAHGYSSDMFQANIDAKAAKRAFGVAYGLQKEGNTLSVDNMVVLKTAPRPDLAAKFIDFMLDGKNAAELTNMIGTGTPNAAAAQFVKPEMKQNSAVFPSAEQMKKLQQLTALEGKQLRDLGRLWTQVKTAK, via the coding sequence ATGAAGAAAATTTTATTGGCGTTGATGTTGGCTGCAGGGACTGCCAGTGCGGAAGATGTATTGCACTTGTATAACTGGAATAACTACATTGCCCCAGAAACAGTGAAGAATTTCGAAAAGAGCTGCAAGTGCCGTGTCGTGCAAGACTATTACGGCGCGATGGAAGAAATGTTAGCTAAATTAGCTGCGGGCGCCAAAGGCTACGACGTTGTGATACCAACGGGCTTTGCGATTCCTCCGATGGTGAAGCAAAACCTGCTGCAGCCACTGGATAAGGCTAAATTGCCCAATGCCAAAAATGAAAATCCGGCCTTTATGAATGCTGCATTTGATCAAGGCAATAAGTACTCATTACCTTATGCATTCAGCACGACGCTGGTTGGCTATAACGACAAAAAAATTAAAGAGTTGGGCATTGATCCAACTTCATGGGCGATTATTTTTGATCCAGCCGTACTCGCTAAGATCAAAGGTAAAGTTACGGTACTGGATGACAGCCGTGAAGTATTCGCCGCTGCACTGATGTATAACGGCTTTTCTGCAAACTCAACTAATCCAGACGAGTGGAAAAAAGCGCAAGAAACCATCATTAAGGCCAAACCATTCTGGGCGGCTTTCAATGGTCAAAGCTATATCAAAGAGCTGACGCTGGGCAATATCTGGGTCGCTCATGGCTACTCGAGCGATATGTTCCAGGCCAATATCGATGCTAAAGCCGCTAAACGCGCTTTTGGTGTAGCGTATGGTTTGCAAAAAGAAGGCAATACTTTGTCGGTTGATAATATGGTCGTGTTGAAAACTGCACCACGTCCAGATCTGGCGGCGAAGTTTATCGACTTTATGCTCGATGGCAAAAATGCGGCTGAATTGACCAATATGATCGGTACTGGCACGCCGAATGCGGCGGCTGCGCAATTCGTAAAACCTGAAATGAAACAAAACTCAGCGGTTTTCCCATCTGCCGAACAGATGAAAAAACTACAGCAATTGACTGCGCTGGAAGGCAAGCAATTGCGTGATTTGGGTCGCTTGTGGACACAGGTCAAAACGGCAAAATAA
- a CDS encoding VanZ family protein, producing the protein MYRLPPIRYLARQAEPTRISPFFVAVSLLVILILSLFPFSDWRFTGEPVFAFFSYPLPYYATIFDNTVNVLAYIPLGLGLMLMFKHRFFGALLALVCCVLISSSVEFTQQFLPGRVASNLDILSNSFGGMIGICGGLILRSRRWMRHWLIFRHEVIAPGRAAEWATVWLMLWFFSQLDPTQPFLGVVVEARGLPQPFIAPINDAALFLRTLEGVGMMLNLAGVGLFVSVLVAYGRDIPRVMFAVLGLALVLKMAFAGMLLKPEQFFVWLNLNIALGGLIGVLILLLAWQLQRALRALLGVLCLSLATVVSMVWPLTPQLSGTMPLFKWQYGHLLHFNGLAQVIGDIWPFGAIAFLLFFLLRPISGQDFP; encoded by the coding sequence ATGTATCGACTTCCCCCGATTCGTTATCTAGCTCGTCAGGCAGAGCCAACGCGTATTTCGCCATTTTTTGTGGCGGTCTCGCTACTGGTTATTTTGATTCTGAGTCTCTTCCCATTTTCGGATTGGCGCTTCACGGGCGAGCCCGTTTTTGCGTTTTTTAGCTATCCGCTGCCTTATTACGCCACGATCTTTGATAACACCGTCAATGTATTAGCCTATATCCCGCTGGGGCTGGGTTTAATGTTGATGTTCAAGCACCGATTCTTTGGCGCGCTGCTCGCTCTGGTCTGTTGTGTGCTTATTTCAAGTAGCGTTGAGTTTACGCAGCAATTTTTGCCGGGGCGGGTGGCGTCAAATCTGGATATTTTGAGCAATAGCTTTGGTGGCATGATCGGCATCTGTGGCGGCCTAATATTGCGCAGTCGGCGCTGGATGCGGCATTGGCTGATCTTTCGCCATGAAGTCATTGCCCCAGGGCGGGCGGCAGAGTGGGCAACCGTCTGGCTGATGCTCTGGTTTTTTTCGCAACTCGACCCGACTCAGCCGTTTTTGGGCGTAGTGGTAGAGGCGAGGGGGCTGCCGCAGCCATTTATTGCGCCTATCAATGATGCGGCCTTATTTCTGCGTACGCTTGAAGGCGTCGGCATGATGCTCAATTTGGCTGGCGTCGGTTTATTTGTTTCGGTGTTAGTGGCATATGGGCGGGATATTCCGCGCGTCATGTTTGCAGTGCTGGGCTTGGCTTTAGTATTGAAAATGGCGTTTGCGGGTATGTTGTTAAAGCCAGAGCAGTTTTTTGTCTGGTTGAATCTGAATATCGCGCTGGGCGGGCTGATCGGCGTGTTGATATTGTTGCTCGCTTGGCAGTTGCAACGCGCTTTACGCGCCTTGCTGGGGGTTTTGTGTCTGAGCTTGGCCACGGTTGTGAGTATGGTGTGGCCGTTGACGCCCCAATTGTCTGGCACGATGCCGCTGTTTAAATGGCAATACGGTCATTTGTTGCATTTTAATGGCTTGGCGCAGGTGATCGGCGATATCTGGCCGTTTGGCGCAATCGCCTTTTTGCTATTCTTTTTATTACGCCCAATATCAGGGCAAGATTTTCCCTGA
- a CDS encoding 6-pyruvoyl trahydropterin synthase family protein encodes MLIRKLFKFENAHIVRNCSSERCRTSIHGHSYKVEVLLEAHALDHGQMVYDFGLMKGTIRDVIDAFDHAVCFWDKDEAEYIRLCKQFSARWISMPVSPSAEQFARLFFVVIDRILAQTIMQNGEADVRLHSVIAHETDTGYAQAFREDAYNPRMGIIELEQIVFSEQCQLEWQDPAMYQKLLDQTSFCNPSVPLQVAPD; translated from the coding sequence ATGCTGATTCGTAAACTATTTAAATTTGAAAATGCCCACATCGTGCGCAACTGCTCGTCTGAGCGTTGTCGCACCTCGATTCACGGCCATAGCTATAAAGTAGAGGTGCTACTGGAGGCGCATGCGCTGGATCATGGACAGATGGTTTATGACTTTGGCTTAATGAAGGGCACCATCCGTGATGTGATTGATGCCTTTGACCATGCAGTCTGCTTTTGGGACAAGGATGAGGCGGAATACATCCGTCTTTGCAAACAATTTTCGGCGCGCTGGATTTCCATGCCGGTATCGCCCTCAGCAGAGCAATTTGCACGCCTCTTTTTTGTGGTCATTGACCGCATTCTGGCGCAAACCATTATGCAAAATGGCGAAGCGGACGTTCGCTTGCATTCGGTCATCGCCCATGAAACAGACACTGGCTATGCACAGGCTTTTCGTGAAGACGCCTACAACCCCAGAATGGGCATAATTGAGTTAGAACAGATTGTTTTTTCTGAACAATGTCAGCTCGAATGGCAAGATCCTGCGATGTATCAGAAGCTACTGGATCAAACTTCATTTTGTAACCCCAGTGTTCCGTTGCAAGTCGCTCCAGACTAA